Within Rhododendron vialii isolate Sample 1 chromosome 12a, ASM3025357v1, the genomic segment CAATGCAATATCAGGCCGAGACATGGGGATACTATCATCACGTGCCGGCATCCGCAGTGAGGCACAGCATGATGGTGGACCCGGTGGAGCGAGTGGCGAGGCTGGCGTCGGAGAGCGCGGTGGTGATATTCAGCGTGAGCACGTGCTGCATGTGCCACGCCGTGAAGAGGCTCTTTTGCAGCATGGGCGTTAGCCCTGCCGTGTACGAACTGGATCAACACCCGATggggaaagagatagagagggtACTTGTCAGGCTGCTCGGAAACGCCCCCACCGTTCCCGTCGTGTTTATCGGCGGGAAGCTAGTGGGGGCCATGGATAGGGTCATGGCTTCCCATATTAATGGGACCCTGGTCCCACTTCTCAAGGAAGCTGGTGCTCTCTGGCTTTGAGTTTGagattcaaaaaatttacataTAGCCTAGCCAGCTAGGTTAATTCGGTCGAGGAGGGActaacttaatttattttaattacatGGGAGAAAGAAAATGGATGGGTGCATGAATTGGGGGACTAGCTAGTTATTTGTGTTTCAGGAATGAAAGTTTTTTTCAGTAATGTTAAGCTCATTCTCTGTGCTGATCGATCGAGAGTTGATTTTATGCACTTAAGTGGAGGGATTAGTTATTAATTTGTTATGTAACTGGTCCATGCTTATTATGTATATAGAGATAATATAATATTGTTcaaccaagaaagaaaaaaaaagtgttaaatGTTGTTGCGGATTTCTTCTTAATTTCTAGCTTCTACAAGTAGTTAACGTACGTTTGTATAAGCTTTTGTGATTctgtgaaaaaataataataataatttttttacatattttgcTAGAGTCCATACATTTAGTACGATATATACCCACGAATATAATAGATAAATTAAAGGTGTTGGATCGAGCACCACATGAAGGTGTCCCTAAACCACCAAGTAATTTTTCCAAAGATGCACCAAACAAAGTATTGTTCGTAAAGCGACACGACCTCGTTTTCAAACAAGACTTAGTTTTAATCGAATGCATCGTCATAATGGGTGTTAAATTTGAGGTTTTAGCACTAGCTAAGACATTTTCGAAGCTTTAATGCAGGAGTAAATTTCAGGTCTCCACCATCCTCTGCAGGGCCAGGCGACCGCCTATGACCTCTCGTTTTGGGCCAAATAAAAGAgccccaaaatgaaaaaatataataaatattaTATGTTTGAAAATTTTAGAAGAAGGTTATTGTAGCTTGGTGGTAAGGCATGCGTGTATGGGGGGACATGGGAACTTGAGTTCGATTCTTGGCTGCCTCATTTTTTACCCCAAAGTTTGGGAATCTGTACAACATAAAATTTTTGCTTAAACCACCTTGGAGCCTTGAACCCACACCCTTCGGAACTTAAAGGCAGTTCAACCACTTTGCCACTGAACAACAAGGCTAGCTTGTTTTCTATATTGAAcaactaataaatatattaaaaaatgagaggccTCATTTTTAAAACGAGCCTAAGGCCTCAGAAATCTCAAGGTCGGACCTGAGCCTCTGTATACCAGCTTGTAAGAAAAAATGAAGAGCAATATTCTAGCCTGATGCTCTGCATTAGCCTAGCTTCCGCTCATAACTTTTACAAATGCTACTGTTTCTCTTTTAAACATAAAGAGGAACTATTCGCAACTTATTCCTTTGTTATATTTTTCGATGTTGCTCTACAAAAGTGTCATCCCATCTTTTGGGCAGTTATAACTTGTGCGGAAGTGAAGatttaattaatattttgctGAGATGAAGTTATTAAAGAGATGCTGATTCATTGAATGTAAAATAAGTCACTAGCTAGCCTCAAAAAGGTGACTTTCTAGGTATAATTTGGAATTTTATTTGCTGTTGAATATTATGATATTtggaattttgtttgatttttctttagcCATCATACCacaattatttattaaaagatGTGAAAAATAATTGGTAACAAAGAGATTTTGTGTATGGCAAGATTCAAGCACTTACTTCCTATTGTTCGCAATAGGATGGAAATCTTCCATATTGGCACTCTATAATACTCCGCTAGTCATTCTGAGTGGAGATCTAGATGGTGTAGGTTAGGAGGAAATGGTGTATGATAGTATGGTTTGTATATATGCGTGTAGACATGAGTGCAGTCATTTGGTTAGCCAATTTGGCTAGGTTAAGGGCTATGGCTCATGACTAAAATAAATGATCATATTTAGGGCTATGGCTAATGGTTTGGGTCAAGTCCGCCACACTAAGCTTTGTGATGTCTAAATTAAAGTGTACAAGGTCTAACATTAATTTAAACATTTACCATTAAGCTAAGTTAGCACATCAATTAGCTTATATTATTCTAATATATTCTAATATaatatagtgtgtgtgtgtctatatatatatatatatatatcagtaattttcaggtccactcgcccggattttcttatggtccggattttccctttcccaatcgatttgcgatgatccgagccgctcaatgtgttcagaacgtgattttaagggtacccgcgagaaattagcaaaaaaaatgatccggaagggcttgattcgagcagttttttattgaaccgttcaataaaaaactattcggatcaagcccttcccgatcattttttttgctgatttctcgcgggtacccttaaaatcacgttctgatcactttgagcggcttggatcatcgaaattcaatcgggaaatgcGAGGTCCGGACGGTCCGGACCGTAAGGCGTccggacctgaaaagaactcatatatatatatatatatatatatatatatatatatatatagagagagagagagagagagagagagagagagagagagagagagagagaggttccggtgagggatccctcattttattaaaatgcgggactctccttcccgattgaatttcgacgatccgagccgctcaaaatgatcagaacgtgattgtAAGGGTCCttgtgagaaattagcaaaaaatgaccgggaagggcttcatccgagcagttttcattgaacggttcaaaaaaaactgctcggatgacgcccttcccggtcattttttttgttgatttctcgcgaggacccttaaaattacgttctacacatattgaacagttcggattttcaaaatttgatcggaaaatgaaagtccctcattttaacaaaataagggatctctcacttgaaaattcttctatatgtatgtgtatatatatatatatatatatatataagaaacaTTGTTAACTATATTGTTTTCTAATGCAaggtttgtttttatttatttaaagatgTTAAGTTTGTAGTTCAGTTTGTCATTTTGTTTTCTGGATAATTTACatatgttttcaaaaaagaGTAATATATAGTAGAACAATGTGGGGAAGAGGAAATTTTCCACTGCCTTggtggagggagaggaagaaaTTAATGTGTCCAACGTGATAGTGGGACATCATAAATAATTCATGTTTTGTTTCATCGAAAGAAGCCCACAGTACAATAATTGCATTCATGTAGTCAATTCTGATGTTCTCCATGTTGCGGAAGTGGGTAACACAATTGACTGGGCTAATTCCATAGTAAACTACGTACATTTTGCAACCTTAAAGTATTACCTCTCTTCGCTTTGGTGCTCAAGTTTGACTTTTTTGTATTAGGTCCTTTAGTTATTGggtttttgtcaaatttttccaATTTGTAACTGAAGGCATGGTATTTAGACTTTCCCTAGTTGGGTTCCTCGAGTATCACTTTTTCCCTTTTAGGCCATAAGTATtgctacttgttttttttttttttttttgataggcaaaaagtTCATTAAAAAATCTTGTcaaagggtacatcaagatGTGACTAGGAGaaggggaatccaaccaagggttggatgaaaagaaaaatactgtTTAGACCAAGCCAAACACTCTCAAACAGGCCAAGCCCTAAAGAATAAAATATTAAACACATGACTGAAAAAGACCCAGCCCAAAACTTGAGCTGAGCCTGCCACAGTCTAACCCTAACTCAGACAACACAACTGCCGCCGCAACAAACAAGAATAGCTCTACAACCACCACCAAAAGCCCACCGCCACCATCTGACTTGCCAAAAACCCCACCTCAACCACTTTATTGATACTGCAAACACCTACCACATCACAAGACAAACACTAATAGTCGATGACGAGAAAAGCGGTTTGAAATGAAGTGACCTCTGTGAGATGTTGGACTCCATAAATGGCTGCCAAGACGCCGCCACTTCGGATCTTATAAACGACCAGGAGCACCAACTACCTAAGCACTTCCAATACGCCACCCCAAAACCACCACAACCCGCTGCCAAACCACCGGATCTCCACAGCCACAACCCCAAAACCAGTTGCACAATCACAGGAAGCCGTTAGGCCAAAGACCAAGATTGCTCAAGAGCAGATTCGGTTGGAAACCATGCTGCCATAACTCCGCCCAACGTCGCCACCAACACTTAGCCGTTAGGACAACTGGCTACCCTCAGATGTAGTTGCCTTCAGGTGGAACGACGGCCCCGGAGGAGAAACGACAGGGAGAAAACGACCAAAAAGGGAGCAAGAAGTGAATCTGAGTagggaaaggggaaaaaggGGAAAACACCTAAAGGGTAGGAGGGAGGGGAGGCATTCGACCTTGTTACCACCTTGCCCATAGTTCGaccatttgtttattttgacaCTTAAGTTTAGTACATGCAACAtgacatttttcttttgttacatAAGAAAAACTAAGAGGAAGTTAAGGCCCACTCGAACGCAATGCTGTAGATCAAGTACAAGCATGTGCTTGAATTCTTCAAGACGGATACCAGCAAGACCAGCTTAGTTTCTTGCTAGCTTCGCCATTCAATTGCCTTCGCAGAGTGTATGCTCAATTGAGGGTATTTTATGGTATCTTTGGTTAGATAAATAAACAACAGTTGTGTAATTGTTGTTTTTAATGACGTTTTGAAATGCCGCTAAAcggttttttcttgtagtgtactAACACAACCACATTGGTAGAAATCCAATAATAAGGACCAAAGtgtaaaattttgaagtttaaaGGGCAAAGTAAACACTGCATAATAGTTAGGGGTACATAGTGTAATTATccagtaacttcatgaacatcGCATCATTCTATACGCATTAAAGGCTATGATTACATACGCACATATATAATCAAACACGTCCGTGTAATTATAACTTATAATCAAGGAAGAAACAGCTAGCCTAATCAATAAACGTGTGGAAACAGACAACTTGGTTTCTCTATTCCAATTATTTTTGGTTGCTGATTTGTCACTCCCTCTTTTCTTAACGTCACTCttctgtaagtgtatttttggtgcaaaaatacacttacaggggAATGACggtaacaaaaaagagagtgacaaaatcatttcccttattGTTTCGTCAACTAAGTTATGCAGCATTGTAATAGCATCTCCAACCTATTTCTAaaactccaaaatggagaattgATGTGACATATATAGAAGatagattttgtaatttatc encodes:
- the LOC131311155 gene encoding glutaredoxin-C1-like, with the protein product MQYQAETWGYYHHVPASAVRHSMMVDPVERVARLASESAVVIFSVSTCCMCHAVKRLFCSMGVSPAVYELDQHPMGKEIERVLVRLLGNAPTVPVVFIGGKLVGAMDRVMASHINGTLVPLLKEAGALWL